A segment of the Echinicola strongylocentroti genome:
TTCCCAGAATGGTTTGTAGACGGTACGGCCCTTTATCTTGCCAAAGGATGGAGCTTGGAAATGGATGATTACGTGCGTCATTATCTCAAAGAAAATGAGGCTCCAAGGCTTTATAAACTGAACAAAAGGGAAGCTTCTTTGGTAGGTCAGTCTATTTGGAATTTTATTGTCCAAAAATATGGTAAGCGCTATGTGTCGAGTATTTTGAACCTAAGTAGGATCAATCGAAATGAAGAAAATAGTATATCCAATACCCTAGGGGTTGGATATAAGGACTTTACCACTGAATGGCGGGATTATTATACCACGGTCAATGAACCGGTGTTTTCGACGTTTAAGGAACCCGCCACTGATCACGTTATCGCATCGACCAAAAGGGATGAAAACGGTGCAATCAATGATATCAAATTCAGTCCCGATGCTGAGCACTTGGCCTATGTCGTCAATGATAATGGTAAATTTAGAGTGATTGTGAGGAATTTATCATCCAATAATGAGGTGACTGTTTTTAGGGGAGGTAGCTCCGCAGAGGATCAGGAGCCCAATTTTACCAGCCCTGTTATAGCTTGGAAGGACACCTTGAACCTGACGATAGCGACTTTTAAGCGAGGGCTGACCACTTTGCGGATGAGAAGTATCGATGGTAGCAGTCAGGATAAGATCTTTTTGAGAAACATCACCCAGATCAATAGCTTGGACTTTTCGCCAAACGGCAAAACCATGGTGCTGTCTGCCATGTCAGGAGGGAAGACCAATATCTATACCCTAAACCTCAGGGGGAGAGGAAGGAGATTGACCAATGATGTCTTTGATGATATTACTCCGGTATTTGTCAATGATTCGACCATCGTTTATGCCTCCAATAAAACCAATCTTCCCGATAGTGTGCTCACACGTACTCCAGATGTAAGGGAGCTGCCTGAGTATTTTAACTTGTTCAAACTAGAGCTTGGGGATAGCTTGGTAACGACCAAGTTGACCAATATGAATTCCAAGAATTTTATGCCTCGACCGATGAACCAGAATTTTGTATTGCACTTAAGTGACCAGAGTGGGATTTATAACTTGATGCGGTACGGTTTGGGCAGTGAAGTGTCCAGTCAGGTTTCTGCATTCAATACCAGTGTGGAAAGTTTTGATTTTGCCCCGACAGTCAATAAGTGGGCGTATTCGTATAAGGATGGAACGGGAAGCAAGTTGGTGCTGGAATCTTATCCAAATTTGGACCAATTTACCCCGGGGACTCCTAGGATTCAGCTTAATCAAGCGAAGAAACTGAACGAAAGACTGGCGGAGAGAAGACTTGAAAAGCAGGAAAATGATCAACCTGTTGAAGAGAGCCCCGTTACAGCGGAAGAACCAGATACTGCACCTGAACCAATCACAGAAATCGACTCTATCAGCCCCCCTTCCAATAACACGGGGACTATCAACGTGGATCGGTTGCGATTTGAGCACCATGCGGGGATCAATACGGAGAAATATTCCTTCGATACGGTACCTACGCCCCAAGAAAAAAGAGAAGGTCGTTTGGCTTCCGGAAGGAGTGATATTCTGGAAGCTTTCAGAAAACAAAGCCTTAAAAACACCGTCAGAGGCCCTAGGGAGTACATGCCCCAAGTGCAGGCCAATAGCTTGAGAACTACCTTCGTGGTGGATCCACTTCGTGGGTTTGGACTGAACATTGAAGGGAAGATGACAGAGCTACTTAATGACCATGTCTTTCAAGGAGGAATCATGACACCGTTGGACTTTAGGTCAGGAAGTGACGTGTACTTTGAATACGAGTACCTGAAGAGCAGGATTGATTACAGGGCTAGGTTTGACCGGAGAGCACTGGTGATCTCGGAGGGCGACGAGACGTACCAACGTTATGTGCTGACCAAGGGTGAGTTGGGCTTTTCCTATCCTTTTACTGAGCACACCCGATTTACCCTAGCGCCGTTTTATGCCAAGACACAGTACTTTAACCTTAATGCGGATTCCTTGATTATGGGTAGTGAAGGCCCCCAAAACCGATTTGATGTAAATTATGTCGGAGGAAAAGCGGAACTGGTGGTGGACAAGACCCGATTACTGGGGCTGCACATGGAGCAAGGCTTTAAGGGAAAGGTGGGTTTTAAGCACTATCAGGGAATAGACGAAGGAGACAGGTCATTTAGCAATTTTTACCTTGATATAAGAAATTATCAGAAAATACATAAGAACATTACCTTTGCGACAAAGCTCTTTGCTGGCTCTTTTATGGGAAACAATCCACAAAGTTATTTGGTGGGCGGCATGAAAAACTGGCTGTTCAATGAGTTTTACGAGCCACCGTCCAATCGCCCTGAGCCATCCCCAGTGAGAAATCGAGATGGAGTTGAAAATTCTAACATCCTCTTTGCGGAGTTTGTAGACCTTAGAGGCTATGATTATGATGAAATACGGGGCAGGAATGTGGTGACCTTTTCTGCGGAGCTGAGAATACCATTGTTTTCTTATTTGTCCAGAGGGAATATAGCTTCCAATTTCATTAAGAATTTCCAATTGGTTGGTTTTTATGATGCAGGTTCGTCGTGGGATGATGCCGCACCGTGGGAGCGTGTAAACGACCAGAATACCGAAGTGATCAATACCGATGGCTCGCCGTTTAATATTACCCTGAATAACTTTAACAACCCTTGGCTACAAAGCTATGGTGGTGGATTAAGGACGGTGTTGTTGAATTATTATGTCAAGTTTGATGCTGCTTGGCCCATCCGGAATTACAGTGTCGGTGATCCCCGGTTTTACGTGACCTTGGGATATAATTTCTAAAGTGATTTGAATTGTTTAAGTTTGCTTCATGATTAAATCCATGACCGGCTATGGTGTAGCCAATTTTGAAAACGACCGCTATATTATTAGCGCAGAAATCAAGACCCTGAATTCTAAATTTCTGGACTTTAACCTGCGCAGTCCGCGGCAGTTTTCTGACCGTGAAATAGAAATCAGGAGTTTGGTGTCAGGTATTTTGGAAAGAGGAAAGGTGAACCTGAATATTGAGTTCACGGCTAAATCCAGTACAAATCTACCTGTGAGCATTAACCAAGAACTCTTCGAGACGTACTTTGATACCTATAAATCGATGGCTTCAAAAGTGGGGGTGAATGACAGCACGGATTTATTCCGATTGGCCATTCAGGCCCCAAACGTGGTCACCACCGTTTCGGACAAATCAGATGACCAAGAAGAGTGGGAGGCTGTAAAAAAAGTGGTGATGGAAGCAGCACAAAAATGTGATGACTTCAGGAAGGATGAAGGGGATACACTCTATCACAAGTTTAAAGAAAACCTGGACGTCATCGCTAAAGGGCTGGACGAAATCCAAAAAGAAGAACCCAAGCGAAAAGAGCGCATTAAAAACCGGATCAAAAATAACTTCAAAGACTGGATGGAAGAAAATTCCTTTGATGAAAATCGATTTGAACAGGAATTGATCTACTATTTTGAGAAGTTGGATATTACCGAGGAAATTGTCAGGCTTTCTACGCACCTCAACTACTTCGATAAGACCATGGCCGCTTCCAATAGCCAGGGCAAAAAACTGGGCTTTATCAGCCAGGAGATCGGCAGAGAGATCAACACCATAGGCTCCAAGGCCAATGATGCAGCCATCCAGCGGCATGTCATCATTATGAAGGATGAACTGGAGAAGATCAAGGAGCAGGCGCTTAATATTATATAAAATGAAACAATACCATCAATTACTACAGCATATTTTGGACACAGGCGTTCAAAAGGGAGATCGGACGGGAACAGGCACACAAAGCGTGTTTGGGTATCAGATGAGGTTTGACCTTCAGGAAGGGTTTCCGTTGGTGACTACAAAAAAATGCCACCTAAAGTCCATCATCTATGAACTGCTGTGGTTTTTGAAAGGAGATACCAATATCCAGTACCTGAAAGATCATAAGGTCAGGATATGGGATGAGTGGGCCGATGAAGATGGTGACCTCGGGCCGGTGTACGGTTATCAGTGGCGCCATTGGCCTGACGGGAAAGGTGGAGAAATCGACCAAATCAAGAATTTGATCAACCAGATCAAAAATAACCCCAATTCCCGAAGGCTGCTGGTAAGTGCTTGGAATGTGGCCGATGTCGATAATATGGCCTTGCCGCCTTGCCATACCATGTTCCAGTTTTATGTGGCGGAAGGAAAACTTTCCTGCCAGCTTTACCAGCGTAGTGCTGATGTGTTTCTAGGTGTGCCTTTTAATATAGCTTCCTACGCACTTTTTACGATGATGATCGCCCAAGTTTGTGATCTGGAGCCCGGAGATTTTATACATACATTCGGTGATGCCCATTTGTATTCCAATCACATTGAGCAAGCCAAGTTGCAACTTTCGAGGGACTGTAGGCCACTGCCCACCATGAAGATCAATCCAGCGGTGAAGGATATCTTTTCGTTTGAGTTTGAGGATTTTGAATTGCTAAATTATGATCCACATCCACACATCAAAGCAGCTGTGTCAGTTTAGGGATTGAAAGATTACCATATGATGAGATGGGAAGCTAACGGTTGTTCTAATTGAACAGGCTTTCTGCCAATTCAATGGGGCTGGTGTCAAATTCCGTGTTTTCGATATGTTGGAGATAGGCGATACCGGAAACATTGGTCGTAAAGACCTGCTGTGCAGAAAGGAGGTCGGCTTCCGAGAATTTTCCTTCCAATACCGAAATCCCTTGTTGGTTTAGGTGCTTCAGCAAGGCTCCCCTTGCGACGCCTGCTATACAGCTACAGTTTAGCGATGGTGTGTAGAAGGCGTCTTCTTTCTTCCAAAACAAGTTGGCGATACCCGATTCGGAAATATAACCTGATGAATCCTTTAAGATGACCTCGTCCATTCCTCGCTCATGACGTTCGATATTGGCCATGACATAGGTGAGTGCGTTGAGGGTTTTGCAATGGGACCAAGGGCTTTTGGGTACAGTGATTTCAGTACTGAAATAAGCCGTTTCTTTTACTTTTGGGGGTGTTGTAGCTTTTTGGATGAGGATAAGTTCGCGTGCTTCGTGGTTTTGGGGAGTGTACTTCCCCAATCCATCCCGGTAAACATTCCATCGTATCCTTAATGGTGCGCCACCAAATTGTTCACGTAAGAACCTTTCCAACGCAACGATGGAAGTCAAGTTGTTATTGCTGATTCTTAATTGCTTCAGCCCTTCTTTCAGTCGGCTCCAATGTCCTTGGCGAAAACGGATTTTCCCCTTGTTGAAAATCATGGTTTCAAATAGGCCATCACCAAAATAGGCAGCCCTGTTTGCCAAGTTTGATGGTGCATGAATAAACTCCCCTTGGGGGAAGGGTGAATCAAAATTGTATCGTTATCGAACGGTTGTGTGTTCATTATCGGTCAATTTAGCTGGCTATTCAACTATTTGGTAGGTGAATTTAAGTTAAAATCAATGGATATTGTCAATCATTTGTGGATTTAAAACCATATTCAGTGATAATTGAATCATAAGTATTAGATTAGCACAGTACTTGAAAATGTAAACCCCAAATATGACAAGAAAAAGTAGTGTCTTTGATATGATAGGACCTGTGATGATAGGCCCTTCATCCTCCCATACGGCAGGTGTGGTGCGGATAGCAAGGGCAGCGATTAAGGTATTGGGCGGGATTCCCGATGAGGCCGTGATTACCTTTTACAATTCATTTGCGAGGACGTATGAAGGCCATGGCAGTGACAAGGCCATCATAGGAGGTCTCATGGATATGAAGACGGACGATGCTCGTATAAAACAGGCCTTTGAGCTGGCAGAAGAGCGGGGGTTGACTTATGTTTTTAAGTCCATCGGCAATGCTTCGGTATTTCATCCCAATACGATCAAGCTAATCCTGACCAAAGGAGAGCACACGGTAGAAGTAATCGGAGAAAGCTTGGGAGGAGGACTGATCAATATAAAATCCATTGATGGATTTCATGCCGAGTTTTCCGCGCAAGAGCACACGTTGATCATCAAGGCCAACGATGTGTCTGGGGCCATTGCCTTTATAACCAGTATTTTGGCGCAGGAGCAAGCTAATATTGCAACGATGTCGGTGTCAAGGAAGGGCAAGCGGGATATGGCCTGTCATGTGATCGAGATGGATTCCGGCCTTAATGCCATAACGATTAAGTATTTAGAGAGTATTAGTTGGATTCATGAATTAATTTATATTCCGGATATTGACCTATAGCTATATATTATGATGAAGAAATTTTTTACTGCAGTGGTATTTACTTGCGGTTTTTTGAGTGTCCTACATGCGCAGGACATCTCCTCCATGTCCTTGGAAGAATGTATCCAAATAGGCTTGGAGAATAATTTGGAACTGCAGCGAAGCTTGCTAAACCAAGTCAACAACGAGACCAATCTCAAGGAGGCAAAGCTAAGAAGGTATCCTTCTTTGTCGGCTTCGTCATCCTATCGATATAACTGGGGAAGGTCCATAAACCCGGTGACCTCAGTGGCTTCCTTGGTGGATTTTGGAAGTGCTGGTTTGAGCGCATCCACTAATATGACCCTGTATGCCGGTGGACAGGTCAACCATTCTATCAAGCAAGCAAAAAAAGACCTAGAAGCGGGAGAGATGAATGTGGAAGCAGCAAGGAATAACATTACCCTCAATATTGTCAATTTATTTGTGAATGTGGTCTTTGCCAAAGAACAATTGAACGTAGCCGAGGCACAACTGGAAGTAACCAGTAGGCAGCTGGAGCGGACACAGAAGTTGGTGGATGCAGGAGCCCTTCCGCTCTCAGATCAGCTGGATCTTGAAGCTCAAAATGCCACCAGCGCTATGGAGTTTACCAATGCCAAGAACAACTTGAGGCTGGCGAAATTGGATCTTTCCCAAGCGATGCAGCTTCCTTTTGAAGAGGAGTTTAACGTGGCGGTACCAGAACTGGAGGCTGAAAATTATATGATCAGTAATGATGATGTAGATGAGATTTTTTCGATTGCTGTCACTTTAATGCCAGAAATAAAAGCGGCTGAGTTAGGGATGGAAAGTGCCGAATATGGCGTGAAAGTCGCAAAAGGAGGGCTTTTGCCTACCCTTGGTCTGGGAGGTAGTATAGGGACCAACTATACCGATAATTTTGAGGATCCACAGACAGGAGAACCCCGTCCTTTTAAGGATCAGCTCAGCCTAAACTTAAACGAGGGGCTGGGGTTAAGCTTGAACATTCCCATTTTTAATAATGGCAGCAATAAGGCGGCTTTACAACGGGCAAGGGTACAAAAATATATGAGTGAGATATCCCACCAAGAAGCCCGTAACCAACTGAGACAGGATATAGAGACCGCTTATACCAATGCAGTGGCTTCCCGACAGTCCTATGAATCTTCCACGGTACGGGTTTCCTCATTGAAAGAGGCTTTCCGAATGGCCCAGAAGCGCTTTGAGGTAGGGGTGATCAATGCGGTGGACTTTCAGGTAGCACAAAACAATCTTTTTAATGCCCAAGCAGATTTATTACAAGCAAAATATGAATATATTTTTAGGGTAAAAGTATTGGACTTTTACCTAGGTAATCCCCTAACACTTTAATTTGAAGAACCATGGCTAAGAAGAAATCAAACAAGTTAATCTACATTTTAGGAGGTATAGTGGGGGTGTTAATACTGTTGATCATCATAGGTCGTGCAGCCGGATGGGTAGGTGGTGCTGCGGAGGTAGAAGCGGAAGTCACCAAAGCCGCCAAAAAGACGATTGTGGAGAAAGTCAGTGCCTCTGGGGTGATCGAGCCGGAAACGGAAGTGAAGTTGAGCCCGGATGTGGCGGGTGAAATTATAGAATTGAATATCAACGAGGGAGATTCCGTGAAGCAGAATGACCTCTTGGTGAAGATCAGGCCTGATAATTTTATGTCGGCCCTAGACAGGACACGCGCCAACTTGAACCAGCAAAAGGCCAATTTGGCTCAATCCCAAGCAGCCTTGAAGCGTTCTGAAGCACAGTTTGAGTGGTCCAAGTTACAGTATGAAAGGAATAAGTCCTTGTATGAATCCAAGGTGATTTCAGATAGTGAATTTGAGCAGGCTACTGCAGATTACGTTTCTGCAGAAAATGACCTTGAAGCTGCCCAGCAATCCGTAGAAGCGGCAGAATACGTGGTAAAAAGTTCACAGGCTTCTGTGGAGGAAGCCAATGAGAACCTAAGATTGACCAATGTGTTTGCACCTACTGACGGGGTCGTTTCGAAATTATTGGTAGAAAAAGGCGAGAGAGTAGTGGGGACACAACAAATGGCCGGTACCGAAATGCTACGCATAGCCGATCTCAGCGTGATGGAAGTGGTAGTCGATGTCAATGAAAATGATATTGTCAGGATATCCTTGGGAGACACGACGATCATTGAGGTAGATGCTTACTCACATATTGGAGAGAAATTTACCGGAGTCGTTACTTCCATTGCCAATTCCGCCAATGAAAAAGCCACGCAAGATGCGGTGACCGAGTTTGAGGTGGAAATCAGGATCCTTAATGAGTCCTATGAGAAATTGATCACCAAAGAGAACCGGTATCCATTCAGGCCGGGGATGACGGCAAGTGTAGAGATCATCACTGAAAAGAAAGAAGATGTGCTCTCGGTGCCTTTGGCCGCCGTAACTACCAGGGATCAAATCCGAGTGGATTCTACCAATGCAGAGAGCGATCTTCAGGAAATCATCTACATGACAAATGGTAACAAGGTAAAGATGACAAGGGTGAAAACGGGGATTTCGGATTTTGAAAATATTGAGGTCCTAGAAGGAATTCAAGAAGGAGAGGAATTGGTCTCTGGACCTTACTTCGTAGTGAGTAAACAGTTAAAAGATGGCGACTTGATCAAGAAGAACAATTGATCATTGTTATCTCCTTAGAAATAGAAAAAGCCTTGGGGATTGATTTCCAAGGCTTTTTCTATTTCTAAACTTAGTTGGAGTGTCCACAACAGGGATAATCATCGTTTGTCACGTTCGATGACGATCATACGTTTATAGTATAGAAAAAACGTAGTTTAGCTCAGAATGGCATGTTTGGAAACTGGCTAACTAAATAGCATTTCCTTCCAGTAGGGCCTTGGTCTCCACGACTAAATCAAATGGGCCATGTTGGAAGCTACTAAGGATTCCACGGAGATTTTTTTGTCTATCAGTCCAAGCTCTTTTAGGGTATCCATTGTTTTTTCGAGGGTGGCTTTTTCCATTTCAGGCTTAGTGGCCCAGGTGGTTTGTTTTAGCCATTCGAGGATATCGGTTTCTTGAAGGTGGTAGGTTTTGCTTAGCAATGCTGGTAATTGCGAAGAAGCTTTAAGTGTCTCGGATTGGGCATATAGTCTGGAGAGCAGCTCAGGAAGGATGGCTGAGTGATCCTGTAGAAGTTTTTCGTGAGCCACAATGACAAAGCAAGGCCAAGGAGTGGGGAATTCAGCGATTCTTCTGAAGTGGCCAGCATCGACCAATGGCTTAGTGGTGAATTTTTCCCAGAGGAAACCTTTTGGCTGTTGGTCGGCAAATGCTTCCAAGGCCCCGTCCATATTACCTACTACGTCAAACTGAAGAGTCTCGGGATTCCAGTCATTTTTCTTGGCCAGTAGATACGTCATCAGGTGCGAACCAGAACCATACCGGCTGATCAGGAAGGGGGCATTTTGGAGGTCATTGATGGTTTTTACGGGCGATTTAGCTGGCACATGGATTCCCCAATTGAGTGGGGACAAGACGTGATATCCGATGATTTTTCCAGGATTTCCTTCAATTTTGTCCTTGATAAAGCTCTCAGTCAAAATGATGGCGATGTCAGTCTCCTCTTCTTTGAGTGCCTTGTTCATGGCTCCTGATCCGTTGGATTCATCCTTCCATTCCAAGGTATAACCAGCTGCGGCCAAAGGCTGTTCTTCAATCAGCTTGAGCCAAGGGAAATTAAAGTGTTCGGGGACACCTGTTATCTTGATCGTTTTCATTGCCCAAAGATAAAAAAGCAATTTGTAAATAAAACCCAGATTCCAAGGCATCGAAAAAAAGTATTGCAAATCGCCTAGCTTATCTGATAACCACATAGATCCATTGGTCACAGTAGCGTAAGGTTCCGTGATCAATTTAGACTTTCAGGCCAACTGGCGGAACGTAAAGCGGGTGCTCCGTTGCTAACGCATAAAATTCTCTAACCTCACCCAAGCCAACTGCCATACATGGGCAGACAGCTGCGGTGGGTTATTTGTCCTCTAAACAAACTGATGTCCTTGCTCTTTCAGTATTTTCCGGGACGGGGGCTGTTGCTGTTTTTAATGTACAAACTGGGGTAAAGTGCCAGCGGAACAGATAATAGCAGTGCCTACACGAAAATTATTTCTTTTCAAAACACTAAAGGCGTTTGCCCTGGCGGGTGCTATAAATGAGCAGGGTTTAAAGAAAATCAGGTGTAGTCATTATGGATAAGGACTTCAATCACCTTAACTTGGAACAAGTGTCAGGCTAATTATATTAACGGTCTGTCGAAAGTGGGGGGCATTTTAACAAGCCCAAAAACCAATACAAAGCATGTAAATGATCGACATGATCAGGAGCTGAATTGCCAGCATAAGCTATGATGCTTAGGTTGCCTTTAGAGGCTTTTGCCAGTTGTTGCATACCAAGAGGTCCTTCTGCGAGAAGTGGCTGTAAGTCCAGGCCAAGTGCTTTGGTCAGGTAATCGGCACATTCGGTGGTACTGGCATAGGTGCCGGGGAAAACTTCACTATGGGTGAAGATAAACTGCGTTTTCCCTTCTAATGATGATTTGGCAAAGTGCATGAACGGTGACAGGTCGTTCCGGTCAATTTTACCACCATCGGCCAATGGAGTACCCTTGGGAATATATCCGGCGTGCATTCCATCCAAAAGGATAATGCCATTTATGGTGTGTTTATTTTCACTTCTTAGGATGCTTCTGATTGCTCCATAGCCAGCACTCCAGCCCGAAAGGTATATGGCTCGAATGGGTTTTTTAGAGGTTTTTGATGCGGTCTCGATGAGTTTATCTAAGGTTCTATCATCTGAAAAAGGACGTGCATACACAGATGAGCCGCTTCCCAGGTTTACTGTAATGGCCGCCCAGCCGGAATTTTGGCTGATGGCAAAATTGACCACATTTTGTGAGCCATGAAAATGAATGAGAAGGTTGATCGAGTCACTTTCTGTGTTTTCTGGACAAAAAAAATGTACTGTTTTTGGTAATAGATTGGGCCATTCCTCATGTATTCCGGTGATGGATACATCAGACACCCTATTGTGAGGCCTGATATTCTCTATCATTGGAGAAGGGTTTTGGGAAGCTATTTTAGGCTGTTGCCGTGCCGATACGTCGATATGGATAAAAGCCAAGAAGGAAAGCAGGAGCCCTTTTTTGATCATTTGCCAATATCCTCGTTCCATAAAGTAGGTTGGTCTTTGATAAACTGTGTCATGAGGTCAATGCACTGCTTGTCATCCATAACGATGACTTCTACACCACGGGAAGAGAGAAACGCTTCTTCACCTTTAAAGGTGACATTTTCTCCAATAATGACTTTAGGTATTCCATAAAGCAGGACCGCTCCGGTACACATGGAACAAGGAGAAAGGGTGGTGTAAAGCACGCTTTTTTTGTATACGTTGGCGGGCAATCTCCCTGCGTTTTCCAAGGCATCCATTTCACCATGAAGTATGGTACTGCCTTTTTGGACTCTTCTGTTGTGGCCACGGCCGATGATCTTATCCTCATGTACCAATACGGACCCAATGGGGATTCCTCCTTCCTGTAGCCCTTTCTTGGCTTCTTCGATTGCGGCTTGTAGGTGTTTGTCCATGCTTTTGTCGTTTCACTAAATTAGCAATAAATGCACGAATTGTCCTCAGTTTCTGACACTATTTGGAGAAACGTGAACTGCATAATTGATTAAACCCGAATGCTAAAACAACGAAAAAGAGTAACATCA
Coding sequences within it:
- a CDS encoding TolC family protein, whose product is MMKKFFTAVVFTCGFLSVLHAQDISSMSLEECIQIGLENNLELQRSLLNQVNNETNLKEAKLRRYPSLSASSSYRYNWGRSINPVTSVASLVDFGSAGLSASTNMTLYAGGQVNHSIKQAKKDLEAGEMNVEAARNNITLNIVNLFVNVVFAKEQLNVAEAQLEVTSRQLERTQKLVDAGALPLSDQLDLEAQNATSAMEFTNAKNNLRLAKLDLSQAMQLPFEEEFNVAVPELEAENYMISNDDVDEIFSIAVTLMPEIKAAELGMESAEYGVKVAKGGLLPTLGLGGSIGTNYTDNFEDPQTGEPRPFKDQLSLNLNEGLGLSLNIPIFNNGSNKAALQRARVQKYMSEISHQEARNQLRQDIETAYTNAVASRQSYESSTVRVSSLKEAFRMAQKRFEVGVINAVDFQVAQNNLFNAQADLLQAKYEYIFRVKVLDFYLGNPLTL
- a CDS encoding YicC/YloC family endoribonuclease, translating into MIKSMTGYGVANFENDRYIISAEIKTLNSKFLDFNLRSPRQFSDREIEIRSLVSGILERGKVNLNIEFTAKSSTNLPVSINQELFETYFDTYKSMASKVGVNDSTDLFRLAIQAPNVVTTVSDKSDDQEEWEAVKKVVMEAAQKCDDFRKDEGDTLYHKFKENLDVIAKGLDEIQKEEPKRKERIKNRIKNNFKDWMEENSFDENRFEQELIYYFEKLDITEEIVRLSTHLNYFDKTMAASNSQGKKLGFISQEIGREINTIGSKANDAAIQRHVIIMKDELEKIKEQALNII
- a CDS encoding efflux RND transporter periplasmic adaptor subunit; the encoded protein is MAKKKSNKLIYILGGIVGVLILLIIIGRAAGWVGGAAEVEAEVTKAAKKTIVEKVSASGVIEPETEVKLSPDVAGEIIELNINEGDSVKQNDLLVKIRPDNFMSALDRTRANLNQQKANLAQSQAALKRSEAQFEWSKLQYERNKSLYESKVISDSEFEQATADYVSAENDLEAAQQSVEAAEYVVKSSQASVEEANENLRLTNVFAPTDGVVSKLLVEKGERVVGTQQMAGTEMLRIADLSVMEVVVDVNENDIVRISLGDTTIIEVDAYSHIGEKFTGVVTSIANSANEKATQDAVTEFEVEIRILNESYEKLITKENRYPFRPGMTASVEIITEKKEDVLSVPLAAVTTRDQIRVDSTNAESDLQEIIYMTNGNKVKMTRVKTGISDFENIEVLEGIQEGEELVSGPYFVVSKQLKDGDLIKKNN
- a CDS encoding biopolymer transporter Tol — its product is MKVKLVFIYFTLLWLGSISVSNAQFDQERFGKNRIQHHEFDWYFFSSNNFEVYYYGGGRENARMAIDYLENEFERVTQMIGYVAYTKPKIYIYNSREEWLESNLNLEEDNYTVNGETFFSKLLAEVPYTGGWASFKDELLYRTIRVILEEMLYGSTIADAFQSNLINSFPEWFVDGTALYLAKGWSLEMDDYVRHYLKENEAPRLYKLNKREASLVGQSIWNFIVQKYGKRYVSSILNLSRINRNEENSISNTLGVGYKDFTTEWRDYYTTVNEPVFSTFKEPATDHVIASTKRDENGAINDIKFSPDAEHLAYVVNDNGKFRVIVRNLSSNNEVTVFRGGSSAEDQEPNFTSPVIAWKDTLNLTIATFKRGLTTLRMRSIDGSSQDKIFLRNITQINSLDFSPNGKTMVLSAMSGGKTNIYTLNLRGRGRRLTNDVFDDITPVFVNDSTIVYASNKTNLPDSVLTRTPDVRELPEYFNLFKLELGDSLVTTKLTNMNSKNFMPRPMNQNFVLHLSDQSGIYNLMRYGLGSEVSSQVSAFNTSVESFDFAPTVNKWAYSYKDGTGSKLVLESYPNLDQFTPGTPRIQLNQAKKLNERLAERRLEKQENDQPVEESPVTAEEPDTAPEPITEIDSISPPSNNTGTINVDRLRFEHHAGINTEKYSFDTVPTPQEKREGRLASGRSDILEAFRKQSLKNTVRGPREYMPQVQANSLRTTFVVDPLRGFGLNIEGKMTELLNDHVFQGGIMTPLDFRSGSDVYFEYEYLKSRIDYRARFDRRALVISEGDETYQRYVLTKGELGFSYPFTEHTRFTLAPFYAKTQYFNLNADSLIMGSEGPQNRFDVNYVGGKAELVVDKTRLLGLHMEQGFKGKVGFKHYQGIDEGDRSFSNFYLDIRNYQKIHKNITFATKLFAGSFMGNNPQSYLVGGMKNWLFNEFYEPPSNRPEPSPVRNRDGVENSNILFAEFVDLRGYDYDEIRGRNVVTFSAELRIPLFSYLSRGNIASNFIKNFQLVGFYDAGSSWDDAAPWERVNDQNTEVINTDGSPFNITLNNFNNPWLQSYGGGLRTVLLNYYVKFDAAWPIRNYSVGDPRFYVTLGYNF
- the sdaAB gene encoding L-serine ammonia-lyase, iron-sulfur-dependent subunit beta: MTRKSSVFDMIGPVMIGPSSSHTAGVVRIARAAIKVLGGIPDEAVITFYNSFARTYEGHGSDKAIIGGLMDMKTDDARIKQAFELAEERGLTYVFKSIGNASVFHPNTIKLILTKGEHTVEVIGESLGGGLINIKSIDGFHAEFSAQEHTLIIKANDVSGAIAFITSILAQEQANIATMSVSRKGKRDMACHVIEMDSGLNAITIKYLESISWIHELIYIPDIDL
- a CDS encoding thymidylate synthase codes for the protein MKQYHQLLQHILDTGVQKGDRTGTGTQSVFGYQMRFDLQEGFPLVTTKKCHLKSIIYELLWFLKGDTNIQYLKDHKVRIWDEWADEDGDLGPVYGYQWRHWPDGKGGEIDQIKNLINQIKNNPNSRRLLVSAWNVADVDNMALPPCHTMFQFYVAEGKLSCQLYQRSADVFLGVPFNIASYALFTMMIAQVCDLEPGDFIHTFGDAHLYSNHIEQAKLQLSRDCRPLPTMKINPAVKDIFSFEFEDFELLNYDPHPHIKAAVSV
- a CDS encoding substrate-binding domain-containing protein; the protein is MKTIKITGVPEHFNFPWLKLIEEQPLAAAGYTLEWKDESNGSGAMNKALKEEETDIAIILTESFIKDKIEGNPGKIIGYHVLSPLNWGIHVPAKSPVKTINDLQNAPFLISRYGSGSHLMTYLLAKKNDWNPETLQFDVVGNMDGALEAFADQQPKGFLWEKFTTKPLVDAGHFRRIAEFPTPWPCFVIVAHEKLLQDHSAILPELLSRLYAQSETLKASSQLPALLSKTYHLQETDILEWLKQTTWATKPEMEKATLEKTMDTLKELGLIDKKISVESLVASNMAHLI
- a CDS encoding aminotransferase class IV is translated as MIFNKGKIRFRQGHWSRLKEGLKQLRISNNNLTSIVALERFLREQFGGAPLRIRWNVYRDGLGKYTPQNHEARELILIQKATTPPKVKETAYFSTEITVPKSPWSHCKTLNALTYVMANIERHERGMDEVILKDSSGYISESGIANLFWKKEDAFYTPSLNCSCIAGVARGALLKHLNQQGISVLEGKFSEADLLSAQQVFTTNVSGIAYLQHIENTEFDTSPIELAESLFN
- a CDS encoding nucleoside deaminase, yielding MDKHLQAAIEEAKKGLQEGGIPIGSVLVHEDKIIGRGHNRRVQKGSTILHGEMDALENAGRLPANVYKKSVLYTTLSPCSMCTGAVLLYGIPKVIIGENVTFKGEEAFLSSRGVEVIVMDDKQCIDLMTQFIKDQPTLWNEDIGK